The window GCGCGGCTGGCACTGCCGCCTCGCTCGCGGGCTGTATCAGCACGAGTCCACAGCCGCCCGGCGCCAGCGCCGCCACCGACGACGGCGGCGGTGGCGGGTCGACGGCCGTTCTCAAGCTCGGCGGGTCATCGACTGTGTACCCGATAGCGAACCGCGGAGGGTCGTTCTGGAACTCGAACCCACCGCCGTCCGACGAGGAGTACTGGGGCCCGTCCGAGTACGGAATCGCGACCAACGACCGACTCGCCGACTACTTCGCCGGCAAGTACGGGTTCGAGGCGACTGGCGACTCCTCGCCGCCGTTCCGCGTCTCGGTCGGCCTGAGCCACTCCGGCACCGGCCTGGAGAAGGTCGAGGCCGGACAGGTCGACATCGGGAACGCCTCGGCACCGGTCGCCGCGGAATTCCCGGGCCGCTCCGAGGAGGAGCTCTCGAAGTTCACGAATCACGTCGTCGGCGTCGACGCCCAGCCCATCGTGGTGAGCAAGGAGATCTACGACGCGGGCGTCACGGAACTCACCGGCGAGCAGGTCCGGGCCATCTACCGCGGCGAGGTCACCTCGTGGAGCGAAATCGGCGCGTACGACGGCCCTGACCGGGATATTCAGGCTATCGGTCGCTCCGTCGGGTCGGGGACGGACACCGCCTTCCGCGCGAACCTGCTCGGCGCGCCCGACGCCGACATGTCCGGCGTCGACATCCGGCGCGGCCAGAACCAGCAGGTGAAAGCCACGGTCAGCCGGTCGGACAACGCCATCGCGTACATGGCACTGGCCTTCGTCGACCAGCAGGCGGCCCCGGCCATCTCGCTGACGTTCGAGGGCACCACCTACACGCCCGGAGAGAACCTCTCGGACCCCGGGTACCCGCTCGCGCGTGACCTCCACTGCTACACCTGGGACGGCACCTCGAAGAAGGAGGCCGCCTTCCTGCACATGCTCATCAGCGACTTCGGCCAGCAGAACTTCGTCGCGTTCGCGGGCTACTCGAAGCTGACCGACGAACGGCAGCAGGAAGAACTCGACAAACTCCCGGACCAATGAGCACGCACACGAGTCGCCTCGACCGGGTCCGCGACGCCGACCACGGGCTCAAGCTCGTCGGGAGCGTCGGCGGTGTCGCCATCGCCGCCGCGCTGGTCGCGTTCCTCGTCGCGCCGGCACTCACCCTCTACCCGCTGCTGGCGTTCGTCGCCGTCGTCGGCTACGGGTGGGTCCGCTACCAGGAGTCGACCGCCCGGTTCCTGATGTTCCTCACGACGGTGTCGACGGTCATCATCCTCGGTCTCATCACCGTCTATCTCCTCATCCGCTCGCTCCCGGCCTTCGGTGAACTCGGCATCGACATGTTCACCGGGACGGAGTTCGGCGCGGCCGGCTACTCGCTGGTCCCGATGATATGGGGCACACTGCTGACGACGCTCATCGCGATGCTCATCGCCGGGCCGCTCGGAATCGCTGGCGCGCTGTTCCTCGCCGAGATTGCTCCCGGCTGGGTCCGGGAACTGCTCAAGCCCGCCGTCGAGGTGCTGGCGGGTATCCCCTCCATCGTCTACGGCTTCCTCGGGCTGGTCGTGCTGAGCCAGTACCTGTTCGACCAGTTCGACATGCCCGTCTTCGGGAGCCTGCTCGCCGTCGGCCTCGTCGTCGGCGTGATGGCGCTCCCGACGGTCATCTCCGTGGCCGAGGACGCCATCACCAGCGTCCCCGACAGCATGAAGGACGGCTCGCTCGCGCTCGGCGCGACCGACTGGCAGACCATCAAGAGCGTCACCGTCCCGACCTCGTTCTCTGGTGTCTCCGCGGCAGTCATCCTCGGTGTCGGCCGGGCGGTGGGCGAGACGATGGCCGCGACGGTCATCCTCGCCAACATCGCCGACCTGCCGGACCCGCTGTACGACGTCTTCGGCAACACCGTCACGCTGACCAGCCTCATCGCCAGCCAGTACGGCAACGCCAGCGGCCTCCAGATGTCGGTGCTGTTCGCTGCCGGCGTCGTGCTGTTCGTGACGGTGATGACGCTCTCCATCGGTTCGCAGTACGTCGAGATTCGCATGGAGCGCAAGCTCGGAGGTCGACAATGAGTACGGACACACGCGCACTCGTCGCGACGGAATCGTCGACGCTGGAACTGGCCGGCGGGGGGCTCGTCGCCCTCTCGCTCCTGCTGGTCGCCGGGGGCCTCGTCGGGCTGTTCGGGCTCGTCCCGGTCGCCGCGACCGTCGGTGGCGTCCCGTTCGCCACGCTGCTGGGCGCCGGCCTGCTGGTGCTGGGTGCCGGCGTCCTCGGTATCGGCGCCGCCTCGCGGACGGGGCTCGTGACGACCGAACCGAGCCGGAGCGCCGGACTGCTCGCCGGCGGCGTCTTCGCACTGTTCGGCCTCGTCGTCGGTGGGCTCATCGGCGCGTTCGCACTCGGCCTGTCGACGTTCTGGCCGGTGACGGCACTGCTCGTCGGGGGCGCCGCGGGCGCGGCCACGGTCCTCCCACGCGAGGACCTCGGGAGCACGCTCGTCCCGGGGAGCGTCGCCATCGTCTCCGGGCTGACCTTCCTGTCGGGGCTGGTCGGTCCGGGCTGGTCGTGGCCCGTCGGCGACCTCTCGGCGACGCTGTACGCCGAGGTCGCCATCCCGCTGCTGGCGGCCGTCGCCGGCCTGCTGGCCGCCTGGACCGCGGCGAAGGCGTACGGCGGCTTCGGGAGCCGCGGGCGACAGCTCGGCGCGTACCTCCTCATCGGCGCGAACGCGGCCTGGATGGTCGCGCTGCTGGTGGGGCTGGTCGCGTACGTGCTCGTACAGGGATTCGCCCCGATGACCCGGGGACTCCGGTTCGGGCTGTTCGTCCAGCCCTGGACCTGGTTCTACTTCCCGCCCATCGAGGAGTACGTCGTCATCAGCGGCCCCGTAGTCTGGTTCTACTGGCCGTTCGTGATGGAGGGCGTGGCGCTGACGAACGAGATAAACGGCGTCCTGCCGGCCATCGCGGGGACGTTCTGGCTGGTCCTCGGGGCGGTGACGTTCGCCGTGCCGCTGGGGGTCGGTGCGGCCGTCTTCCTCACGGAGTACGCCGAGCAGGGCCGGTTCACCGGGCTCGTCGAGGTCTCGACGAACGGGCTCTGGTCGACCCCGAGTATCGTCTACGGCCTGTTCGGCCTCGCCTTCCTCGTCCCGCGACTCGGGAACACGACCTCCATCCTCGCGGGCCAGCTCGTGCTCGGGTTCATGCTGCTCCCGCTGGTGGTCATCACCTCGCGGGAGGCGCTCAAGAGCGTCCCCGACGCCTACCGTGACGCCTCGGCGGCGCTGGGCGTGAGCAAGTGGGAGACCATCAAGAGCGTCGTCCTGCCGGCGGCCATCCCGGGGGTCATCACGGGCATCATCCTCGGGGTCGGCCGCATCGCGGGCGAGACCGCCCCCATCCTGCTGGTGATGGTGTCGGACCCGTTCCCCAGTGCGGCGGCACAGGTCGTCCAGGGGTCGTTCCGCTTCACGGGCTCGTTCCCGTTCGTGGCGGCCCCGACCGTGGACCTGGTGCAGTCGTCCTCGGCGCTCCCCTACCAGCTGTACGCCGTCATCAGCGCCGGACTCGACCAGAACATGGACTTCGCCTGGGGAACGGCGCTCGTGTTGCTTCTCGTGGTGCTGAGCTTCTACGCGGTCGGAATCGCGTCGCGGGTCTACTTCCGGAGGAAACTCAACCAATGAGCGAATCATCACTCACCGACAGCGAGATGGAGACCGGAGAACTGGACGAGAGCACCGCCGGCATCGACGCCTCGACGACCACGACCGACGGGGAGACCGAGGAGGAGGTCCGGGCGGAGTGGACCGACTACAGCTTCGACGGCGAGCCGAAGATCTCCGTCGAGGACCTCGATGTCTGGTACGGCGACGACCACGCCATCCAGAGCGTCTCGATGGACATCCCCGAGGAGTCCGTGACGGCGCTCATCGGCCCCTCGGGCTGTGGGAAGTCGACGTTCCTGCGGAGCATCAACCGCATGAACGACCGCATCAACATCGCCCGGACGGAGGGGCGGGTCGCCATCGACGGGCAGGATATCTACCAGGACGGCACCGACCTGGTCGAGCTCCGCAAGCGCGTCGGGATGGTGTTCCAGTCGCCGAACCCGTTCCCCAAATCCATCCGCGACAACATCGCCTACGGCCCGCGCAAGCACGGCGACATCGAGCGCGGCCTGCTCGCCCGGCTCCTCGGGCGTGACGAGAAAGCGGAGGAGGACCGACTCGTCGAGCGCTCGCTCCGGCAGGCGGCGCTGTGGGACGAGGTGAGCGACCGCCTCGACGACAACGCCATCGGCCTCTCCGGCGGCCAACAGCAGCGCCTCTGCATCGCGCGCTGTCTCGCGGTCGACCCAGAGGTCATCCTGATGGACGAGCCGGCCTCCGCGCTCGACCCCGTCGCCACCTCGAAGATCGAGGACCTCATCGAGGAGCTGTCCGAGGACTACACGGTCGTCGTCGTCACGCACAACATGCAGCAGGCGGCCCGCATCTCCGACCAGACCGCCGTCTTCCTCACGGGTGGCGAACTGGTCGAGTACGGCGACACCGACCAGATATTCGAGAACCCGGAGAGCCAGCGCGTCGAGGACTACATCACCGGCAAGTTCGGGTAACGTGCCCCGCGAGGAGTTCCAGGCCGAACTCGACGACCTCCGAACGGCTATCGTCGAGCTGGGCCGCACGGTGCTGGCAGGGTTCGAGCGAGCCGCCGCCGCGCTCGTCGAGAACGACGCCGAGGCCGCCCGCGCCGTCGTCAGCGGTGACGCGACGGTCAACCAGCGCTACCTCGACCTGGAGTCGCGATGCATCGACCTCCTGGCGCTCCAGCAGCCCGTCGCCGGCGACCTCCGGTTCGTCGCGTCCTCGTTCAAGATCCTCACCGACATCGAGCGCATCGGCGACCTCGCGGTCAACCTCGCCGAGCGCGCGCTGGCGAAGCGCGAGGACTACCTCCCCGAGGTGAACGTCGACGACCTCACCGGCATCGCCGCGGAGATGCTCGACCGCGCACTGGACGCGTACGCGGCCGGTAACGCCGACGCCTGCCGCGCGGTCGCGGACCAGGACGACGAACTCGACGGCCTCTGCGAGCGCGTCGCCGGCCTCGTCATGGAGGACCTCGTCGGCCGAGAGGTCGGCCACGAGATGGCGGACGACCTGCTGGCCGGCGTCCGCCGCCTGCTGCTCACGGTCCGGGACATCGAACGCGTCGGCGACCACGCCGTCAACATCGCCGCGCGGACGCTGTACATGGTCGAAGGGACCGAGACGTTGTTGTATTAGACCGAGAATTTCTCTCGTATATTCTGCACAGCGAGATTTCTGCTATGATTGAGCACTAAAACGGAAATCTCGAAGAGAATCATCAGGCTGGTTCCGAGAACAGGAAGCGCGCGAGCGCCCACCACCGAGACCGCGACCGGGGGGAGCGTGTCGAGGCAATCGGCGCTCGCGCGGGGAGGTGTGGGGACCCCGCACTCCGCTGGAACCGCCACACGCGAAGCCCGGTGCAACCAGCAACAGGGCGGGACTGAAAGGGGCCGGGCGCTCGGCGGTTCCCCGGCGTTCGGGAGAGCGAAGCTCTCCCGCAGCCCATCAGAAATCTCCGATTTCTGAGGACGACGCAAGGACCGCAGCGAGCGAACGAAGTGAGCGACCGAGGACCGTGGCGAGCCGCGGGACCCCGAGCGGCCGGGGGCTTTCAGCGGCCATTGGTCTCCGTCCGATGGCTGCCCCCGTGCGGCACCGTCCCTCGCGCCAACGTTCCGAAGCCCTTAGAAGCCCGAACCGAGAAGATAGCTCCAACTCGTCGGTCGCGGGCACCGACGGGCACCTGCTACGGCAGGATGGAATGTGGCCAGCGGGGGCGAAGCCCCCGGAGAGGCGGCGCAGCCGCCGATGGGCTGAACCACGCAACGCCCGCGGTGAC of the Haloglomus salinum genome contains:
- a CDS encoding PstS family phosphate ABC transporter substrate-binding protein, which encodes MSDRPVSRRALLAGAAGTAASLAGCISTSPQPPGASAATDDGGGGGSTAVLKLGGSSTVYPIANRGGSFWNSNPPPSDEEYWGPSEYGIATNDRLADYFAGKYGFEATGDSSPPFRVSVGLSHSGTGLEKVEAGQVDIGNASAPVAAEFPGRSEEELSKFTNHVVGVDAQPIVVSKEIYDAGVTELTGEQVRAIYRGEVTSWSEIGAYDGPDRDIQAIGRSVGSGTDTAFRANLLGAPDADMSGVDIRRGQNQQVKATVSRSDNAIAYMALAFVDQQAAPAISLTFEGTTYTPGENLSDPGYPLARDLHCYTWDGTSKKEAAFLHMLISDFGQQNFVAFAGYSKLTDERQQEELDKLPDQ
- the pstC gene encoding phosphate ABC transporter permease subunit PstC; the protein is MSTHTSRLDRVRDADHGLKLVGSVGGVAIAAALVAFLVAPALTLYPLLAFVAVVGYGWVRYQESTARFLMFLTTVSTVIILGLITVYLLIRSLPAFGELGIDMFTGTEFGAAGYSLVPMIWGTLLTTLIAMLIAGPLGIAGALFLAEIAPGWVRELLKPAVEVLAGIPSIVYGFLGLVVLSQYLFDQFDMPVFGSLLAVGLVVGVMALPTVISVAEDAITSVPDSMKDGSLALGATDWQTIKSVTVPTSFSGVSAAVILGVGRAVGETMAATVILANIADLPDPLYDVFGNTVTLTSLIASQYGNASGLQMSVLFAAGVVLFVTVMTLSIGSQYVEIRMERKLGGRQ
- the phoU gene encoding phosphate signaling complex protein PhoU; its protein translation is MPREEFQAELDDLRTAIVELGRTVLAGFERAAAALVENDAEAARAVVSGDATVNQRYLDLESRCIDLLALQQPVAGDLRFVASSFKILTDIERIGDLAVNLAERALAKREDYLPEVNVDDLTGIAAEMLDRALDAYAAGNADACRAVADQDDELDGLCERVAGLVMEDLVGREVGHEMADDLLAGVRRLLLTVRDIERVGDHAVNIAARTLYMVEGTETLLY
- the pstB gene encoding phosphate ABC transporter ATP-binding protein PstB, with product METGELDESTAGIDASTTTTDGETEEEVRAEWTDYSFDGEPKISVEDLDVWYGDDHAIQSVSMDIPEESVTALIGPSGCGKSTFLRSINRMNDRINIARTEGRVAIDGQDIYQDGTDLVELRKRVGMVFQSPNPFPKSIRDNIAYGPRKHGDIERGLLARLLGRDEKAEEDRLVERSLRQAALWDEVSDRLDDNAIGLSGGQQQRLCIARCLAVDPEVILMDEPASALDPVATSKIEDLIEELSEDYTVVVVTHNMQQAARISDQTAVFLTGGELVEYGDTDQIFENPESQRVEDYITGKFG
- the pstA gene encoding phosphate ABC transporter permease PstA: MSTDTRALVATESSTLELAGGGLVALSLLLVAGGLVGLFGLVPVAATVGGVPFATLLGAGLLVLGAGVLGIGAASRTGLVTTEPSRSAGLLAGGVFALFGLVVGGLIGAFALGLSTFWPVTALLVGGAAGAATVLPREDLGSTLVPGSVAIVSGLTFLSGLVGPGWSWPVGDLSATLYAEVAIPLLAAVAGLLAAWTAAKAYGGFGSRGRQLGAYLLIGANAAWMVALLVGLVAYVLVQGFAPMTRGLRFGLFVQPWTWFYFPPIEEYVVISGPVVWFYWPFVMEGVALTNEINGVLPAIAGTFWLVLGAVTFAVPLGVGAAVFLTEYAEQGRFTGLVEVSTNGLWSTPSIVYGLFGLAFLVPRLGNTTSILAGQLVLGFMLLPLVVITSREALKSVPDAYRDASAALGVSKWETIKSVVLPAAIPGVITGIILGVGRIAGETAPILLVMVSDPFPSAAAQVVQGSFRFTGSFPFVAAPTVDLVQSSSALPYQLYAVISAGLDQNMDFAWGTALVLLLVVLSFYAVGIASRVYFRRKLNQ